One Syntrophorhabdaceae bacterium genomic region harbors:
- a CDS encoding zinc ribbon domain-containing protein yields MPIYEYRCKRCKKISSFLLLRVTEELEPFCKVCGDKDVERIISRVAVIKSEEKRMESLLDPSKLSGLDENDPKSIERFMKRMGSELGDELGEDFKQSMEEAMDSNDMDNPIPAGEVE; encoded by the coding sequence ATGCCTATATATGAATATCGTTGCAAAAGATGTAAAAAAATATCGTCTTTTTTACTCCTCAGGGTAACAGAAGAGCTTGAGCCTTTCTGCAAGGTTTGTGGAGATAAGGATGTGGAGCGTATAATCTCAAGGGTGGCGGTTATAAAGAGCGAGGAAAAAAGGATGGAAAGCCTCCTCGATCCATCAAAGCTATCAGGCCTTGACGAAAATGACCCCAAGAGCATAGAGAGATTTATGAAGAGGATGGGAAGTGAATTAGGAGATGAACTAGGCGAAGATTTCAAACAGTCTATGGAAGAGGCCATGGATTCCAATGATATGGACAATCCTATTCCTGCAGGCGAAGTTGAGTAA